In Erythrobacter sp. F6033, a single genomic region encodes these proteins:
- a CDS encoding TonB family protein has protein sequence MTHAKTRYSGALRRPRWWVIVLIVLLHIAALYGLGRALAPEFTGSIERTVVSAFTVTITAPPDPPPPENKPEPDQGAQGDQGKQAVPKPVTAPKSEIKTNPTPVPQASSTGTANRSGARDTGDGTGAAGSGVGTGSGNSGGGQGGIAVSKPVHISGSIQNARDYPTPPGGREARRGTEVIVRVTVGINGRASGCSVYRPSPDAEADRITCELVENRLRFRPAMDANGNPVAAPFYWRQRWF, from the coding sequence ATGACCCACGCGAAAACACGGTATTCAGGGGCTCTTCGTCGTCCACGCTGGTGGGTTATCGTGCTCATCGTGTTGTTGCATATCGCTGCACTCTATGGGCTTGGCCGGGCACTGGCGCCGGAATTTACCGGCAGCATCGAGCGTACGGTAGTCTCCGCTTTCACCGTAACGATCACGGCGCCGCCCGATCCCCCGCCACCGGAAAACAAACCTGAGCCCGATCAAGGCGCTCAAGGCGATCAGGGCAAACAAGCGGTCCCAAAACCAGTGACCGCACCAAAGTCAGAAATAAAAACGAACCCGACGCCGGTTCCGCAAGCGTCCTCTACCGGCACAGCGAACAGATCCGGTGCGCGCGACACGGGCGATGGCACCGGCGCAGCAGGTAGCGGTGTAGGAACCGGAAGCGGGAATTCGGGCGGCGGGCAGGGCGGCATCGCGGTGAGCAAGCCCGTGCACATATCCGGATCAATCCAGAATGCTCGTGACTACCCGACGCCGCCCGGGGGCCGTGAGGCCCGGCGCGGCACCGAAGTGATTGTGCGGGTCACAGTTGGTATCAATGGCCGCGCCAGCGGGTGCTCTGTTTACCGCCCGAGCCCGGATGCGGAGGCTGACCGGATCACCTGCGAGCTGGTCGAAAACCGCCTGCGGTTCCGCCCGGCTATGGATGCAAATGGCAATCCGGTGGCCGCCCCATTCTATTGGCGGCAACGCTGGTTTTGA
- a CDS encoding 2-oxoglutarate and iron-dependent oxygenase domain-containing protein: MTKNAPSTRSTAGIASVSLAQPLADIADELGRSFAEYGFAVVRDHGIPQELIDNAEAKSKEFFALPADVKQAYKIEGSGGARGYTPFGTEKAKDANVFDLKEFWHVGRSLDPSHELAEFMRPNIWPSEVDGFEPVFSDLYSAFEDAGLRVLEAIALHLGLDQQFFAPTVEDGNSVMRLLHYPPLGPDAPDGAIRAAAHGDINTITLLLGAEEAGLELLSKSGEWLSVDVPEGALVINVGDMLERLTGGALPSTTHRVVNPSGEAAQRARYSMPFFLHFRPDYLIEPLKGDASESERFAPITAQDFLMQRLKEINLA; this comes from the coding sequence ATGACTAAAAACGCACCATCGACCCGCTCAACGGCTGGCATCGCCAGTGTCTCCCTCGCGCAACCGCTTGCTGATATCGCAGACGAGCTGGGCCGCAGTTTCGCCGAATACGGATTTGCCGTGGTGCGCGATCACGGCATTCCTCAGGAACTGATCGACAACGCCGAAGCGAAATCCAAAGAATTCTTCGCTTTGCCTGCCGATGTGAAGCAGGCGTACAAAATCGAAGGCAGCGGCGGCGCACGCGGATACACTCCATTCGGGACCGAGAAGGCAAAAGACGCCAATGTCTTTGACCTGAAAGAGTTTTGGCATGTCGGGCGCTCGCTTGACCCGTCGCACGAACTCGCAGAATTCATGCGGCCCAACATTTGGCCGTCCGAGGTCGATGGGTTTGAACCCGTTTTCAGCGATTTGTATTCTGCATTTGAAGATGCAGGGCTGCGCGTTCTTGAAGCGATTGCGCTTCACCTGGGTCTGGATCAGCAGTTCTTTGCGCCCACTGTCGAGGATGGCAATTCGGTAATGCGGTTGCTGCATTATCCGCCGCTTGGCCCGGATGCACCCGATGGCGCAATCCGGGCTGCTGCGCATGGTGACATCAATACGATCACTTTGCTGCTCGGCGCGGAAGAAGCTGGCCTCGAACTGCTTAGCAAATCCGGTGAATGGCTTTCGGTCGATGTCCCGGAGGGCGCTCTGGTCATCAATGTCGGCGATATGTTGGAGCGTTTGACGGGTGGTGCGCTGCCATCGACAACGCACCGCGTGGTCAATCCGAGCGGAGAAGCGGCCCAGAGGGCGCGGTATTCCATGCCGTTCTTCCTGCATTTCCGTCCGGATTATCTGATCGAACCACTGAAAGGTGATGCGAGCGAATCGGAAAGGTTTGCGCCGATTACCGCGCAGGATTTCCTGATGCAGCGATTGAAAGAGATCAATCTGGCCTGA
- a CDS encoding ATP-binding protein, with amino-acid sequence MQRKIKRIVSDFITVAPAQPRSHVPDKASLVFALAGSLAFFGLAMLSLNLSKFDTTLASVWVPNAAAVALLLRARIGNELPFYLAVMIASTLANALSGTSLGVSLVFSLANVIDIAVVVAITRGTNGARPDMTQLPDLARFVWAGGLIGPTISAGIASIAMVGFEGADWAVATSWLLTDAMGMVLVVPATLLAFDAWQERNQAMHADWFERIALLGGGMACAFLVFKQDAYPLLFLIPPIALLHAFRLGSLGTAIYVIGLAIVASAMTWAEFGPIAKAGLSASTQVHMVQAFIAANFLTSLPVAAILAGRQKIVEDLEMGKRQLDLLADNITDAVLRYDITGCCTYASPSVRDVLGEEPETFLGKNPTDRMHPDSREKIILAQDRLLSNDSDKERFTYRRFHDAPDGSPIYIEADCAIAQNPETGEREGIVVSARDVTERVELELLLRRARRHAENAARAKSEFLANMSHEIRTPMNGVLGFAELILQSDLDDDQRRQTEMIVQSGRSMMLLLNDILDLSKIEAGQISIDRAAINLHETLDECIALHRPNAEKKDLTLTLEREDKGDNSSEDDDIWVMTDGLRLRQIVLNLVGNAVKFTETGLIAVSYRLEDNEFSIRVVDSGIGISASRLESVFHPFTQEESSTARRFGGTGLGLTISRQLAELLGGFIEVESEAGVGSCFTLTLPAKRTAPQREVQTEPTKLSLDEMPHQARILLAEDHDVNRMLATEMLERCGQTVAVAHDGNEAISMVIDSMMRGSPYDLVLMDIQMPGCDGYSAARTIRAEGISPETLPIIALTANAFPEDVAAARDAGMQAHLAKPFVFSDLARALQRWLPTRIIESGEEKRVIAEPGPLQTSILTERWLMRRSEVVEAVRLATNDGTLAPDAPRNAREQLARMVHKLAGTAAMFGEEGLGNQAAILERALRDKHASNAQKTLAEDFLKLADHGPWEERELREA; translated from the coding sequence ATGCAGCGCAAAATCAAGCGCATAGTTTCCGACTTTATCACCGTTGCGCCTGCGCAACCGCGATCACATGTGCCTGACAAAGCCAGTTTAGTCTTTGCGCTGGCGGGATCGTTGGCTTTCTTCGGTCTCGCCATGCTCAGCCTAAACCTGTCGAAGTTCGATACAACATTGGCAAGCGTTTGGGTGCCTAACGCAGCGGCGGTCGCGCTGCTTCTAAGGGCGCGTATTGGCAATGAATTGCCATTCTATCTCGCTGTGATGATCGCGAGCACGCTGGCGAATGCCCTTTCGGGGACGTCGCTCGGGGTATCGCTGGTCTTCTCGCTTGCCAATGTGATCGACATCGCGGTGGTGGTCGCGATCACCAGAGGAACGAACGGCGCCCGGCCGGATATGACACAATTGCCCGATCTGGCGCGTTTCGTCTGGGCCGGAGGGCTGATCGGTCCGACGATCTCTGCCGGCATTGCCTCAATCGCTATGGTGGGCTTCGAAGGAGCAGATTGGGCCGTCGCGACCTCATGGTTGCTCACTGACGCAATGGGGATGGTGCTAGTCGTTCCGGCAACGCTCCTCGCATTTGACGCATGGCAAGAGCGTAATCAGGCAATGCATGCCGACTGGTTTGAACGTATCGCACTGCTTGGCGGCGGAATGGCATGCGCCTTCTTGGTCTTCAAACAAGACGCCTATCCGCTGCTATTTCTGATCCCGCCAATCGCCCTGCTGCATGCGTTCCGCCTCGGAAGTTTGGGCACGGCAATCTATGTTATCGGCCTTGCGATCGTAGCCAGCGCGATGACTTGGGCCGAATTTGGCCCGATTGCAAAGGCAGGTCTGTCGGCAAGCACACAGGTGCACATGGTTCAGGCCTTCATTGCCGCCAATTTTCTGACCAGCCTGCCAGTCGCAGCGATCCTCGCCGGACGACAAAAAATTGTCGAAGATCTTGAAATGGGCAAACGGCAGCTGGATTTGCTCGCTGACAACATCACCGACGCGGTCTTGCGCTATGATATCACGGGTTGCTGCACCTACGCTTCGCCATCTGTGCGCGATGTGCTGGGCGAGGAACCCGAAACCTTTCTTGGTAAGAACCCAACCGACCGGATGCATCCTGACTCGCGCGAAAAGATCATACTGGCGCAGGATCGATTGCTCTCAAACGATTCCGACAAGGAACGCTTTACCTATCGGAGGTTCCACGACGCGCCTGACGGAAGCCCAATCTATATCGAAGCGGATTGTGCCATCGCGCAAAACCCCGAAACAGGCGAACGTGAAGGCATCGTTGTTTCGGCGCGCGATGTGACAGAACGGGTCGAATTGGAATTGCTCCTGAGAAGAGCTCGCCGACATGCCGAAAACGCCGCCCGGGCAAAGTCGGAGTTTCTCGCCAATATGAGCCACGAAATCCGGACACCGATGAACGGCGTCCTGGGTTTCGCGGAACTCATTCTACAGAGCGATCTCGACGATGATCAGCGCCGCCAAACCGAAATGATCGTACAATCGGGGCGGTCAATGATGCTGCTTCTGAATGACATTCTGGATCTCTCGAAGATCGAGGCAGGGCAGATATCAATCGACCGCGCCGCCATAAATCTGCACGAAACGCTCGATGAATGCATCGCGCTTCATCGCCCTAATGCCGAAAAGAAAGACCTTACCCTCACCCTTGAGCGCGAGGACAAAGGGGACAACTCTTCGGAAGATGATGACATTTGGGTGATGACTGACGGTCTGCGGTTGCGGCAAATTGTGCTCAACCTGGTGGGCAATGCCGTGAAATTCACCGAAACTGGCTTGATCGCTGTGAGCTACCGTCTTGAGGACAATGAATTCAGCATTCGTGTCGTCGATTCCGGAATCGGGATCAGCGCCTCAAGGCTTGAATCGGTCTTTCATCCTTTCACACAAGAGGAAAGCAGCACCGCTCGCCGCTTTGGCGGAACCGGTCTTGGCCTGACAATCAGTCGCCAGCTTGCCGAGCTGCTTGGCGGGTTCATTGAAGTGGAGAGCGAAGCGGGTGTCGGCTCATGCTTCACTCTGACACTGCCAGCAAAACGGACAGCACCTCAACGCGAGGTCCAGACAGAGCCGACAAAGCTGTCGCTCGACGAAATGCCTCATCAAGCACGTATTCTGCTCGCCGAAGATCACGATGTTAATCGCATGCTGGCGACAGAGATGTTGGAACGTTGCGGACAGACAGTCGCGGTCGCCCACGATGGCAATGAAGCAATCTCCATGGTGATCGACAGCATGATGCGCGGATCGCCCTATGACCTGGTCCTGATGGACATTCAGATGCCGGGTTGCGACGGGTATTCGGCGGCACGCACGATCCGTGCGGAGGGAATCTCTCCCGAAACACTGCCGATTATCGCACTCACCGCCAATGCCTTCCCAGAGGATGTAGCAGCGGCGCGCGATGCGGGCATGCAGGCGCATTTGGCAAAGCCGTTTGTCTTTTCGGATTTGGCGCGCGCGCTGCAACGTTGGCTACCCACACGCATTATCGAAAGCGGCGAAGAAAAACGGGTAATCGCAGAGCCGGGTCCTCTTCAAACCAGCATACTCACCGAACGTTGGCTGATGCGGCGCAGCGAAGTTGTCGAAGCGGTGCGGCTGGCAACCAATGACGGCACTTTGGCCCCCGATGCTCCGCGCAACGCACGTGAACAACTCGCGCGAATGGTCCACAAACTTGCCGGTACAGCCGCGATGTTCGGCGAAGAAGGTTTGGGGAACCAAGCTGCGATTTTGGAGCGTGCCCTGCGGGATAAACACGCTTCGAACGCGCAAAAAACACTGGCTGAGGACTTCCTCAAACTCGCGGACCACGGCCCGTGGGAAGAACGCGAATTGCGCGAAGCCTAA
- a CDS encoding class I mannose-6-phosphate isomerase — MTGEGASRQLPTKMVAKVWGRDTLPAPFSSPADERIGEIWFEPPTELPQLLVKYLFTSEKLSVQVHPGNHNAQAGEAGKEECWFVLDAEPGAKLAIGFDQELTPAQIEAAARDGSIEELLTWHDVKAGDVFYLPAGTVHAIGPGLALVEVQQNSDTTFRLYDYGRPRELHLERAISVADTGRYSDEHRGSAAARGQTLVNGAHFRLDRVEGAPDEATRRAYQSGLMALPLQGSVSAIDGEASAGAGECLYAASIDALDFSAAEVTLLTRPAA, encoded by the coding sequence ATGACGGGTGAGGGTGCATCGCGCCAATTGCCGACCAAAATGGTCGCAAAGGTATGGGGACGCGATACGCTCCCCGCGCCATTCTCTTCGCCCGCAGATGAGCGCATCGGAGAGATCTGGTTCGAGCCGCCTACAGAATTGCCCCAACTGCTCGTGAAGTACCTCTTCACCAGCGAAAAACTCTCTGTGCAGGTTCACCCGGGCAACCATAACGCGCAAGCGGGCGAAGCTGGAAAAGAGGAATGCTGGTTCGTGCTGGATGCCGAACCGGGTGCAAAGCTTGCGATTGGATTTGATCAGGAGCTTACGCCCGCGCAGATTGAAGCCGCTGCGCGTGATGGTTCGATCGAGGAATTGCTGACCTGGCATGATGTGAAGGCAGGCGATGTCTTTTACCTACCTGCTGGCACGGTGCATGCAATCGGACCAGGGCTTGCCTTGGTCGAGGTCCAACAGAACAGCGACACAACGTTCCGATTGTACGATTATGGCCGCCCGCGTGAATTGCATCTGGAGCGCGCCATAAGCGTAGCTGATACTGGTCGCTATTCGGATGAACATCGCGGATCTGCGGCCGCGCGCGGCCAGACCCTGGTGAATGGCGCGCATTTCCGTTTGGACCGGGTCGAAGGTGCGCCAGACGAGGCGACGAGACGCGCCTACCAATCAGGCCTGATGGCTTTGCCTTTGCAAGGCAGCGTCAGCGCGATTGATGGCGAAGCGTCAGCGGGTGCTGGTGAATGCCTGTATGCGGCCTCGATTGACGCGCTTGATTTCAGTGCGGCAGAGGTAACGCTCTTAACGCGGCCTGCGGCCTAA
- a CDS encoding sugar phosphate nucleotidyltransferase gives MNTIHPVILCGGSGTRLWPVSRKVKPKPFLPLIGDETLFEQAASRVAGDSRFAPPVVVAGPQHIDLIEEQMTGEHRLIVEPSAQNTAPAIALAAAMLPADDIMLVCPSDHHIADAQAFRDAAIAAAALAQDNWLVSFGIAPTAPETGYGYLHRGEALPGGFKIARFVEKPDLERAEAYLASGEYSWNGGIFAFRAGYLLEELAQHRPEMAELVAQAVAEGREDGTRFYPAADPFAAIDGDSIDYAVMENTQRAAMVPADMGWSDIGNWAALQDALSDEGDEAGNVTRGDIDLDGCSGVLATTDGPRVSVVGLDDVCIVIANGEVLVTTRAGAQRVGKLPGAVNQ, from the coding sequence ATGAATACGATTCACCCGGTCATTTTGTGTGGTGGTAGCGGAACCCGGCTATGGCCGGTTAGCCGTAAGGTGAAGCCCAAGCCATTTCTTCCGCTGATCGGCGATGAAACACTCTTTGAACAGGCGGCAAGCCGGGTTGCGGGCGACAGCCGCTTTGCCCCGCCCGTTGTGGTCGCCGGTCCTCAACATATCGATCTCATCGAAGAGCAGATGACTGGCGAGCACCGGTTGATTGTTGAACCGTCGGCCCAGAATACCGCACCTGCCATTGCTCTTGCAGCGGCGATGCTGCCCGCGGACGATATCATGCTCGTTTGCCCGAGCGACCATCATATCGCTGATGCGCAAGCGTTTCGCGATGCGGCTATTGCAGCCGCAGCTTTGGCTCAGGACAATTGGTTGGTCTCATTCGGGATCGCGCCAACCGCCCCGGAAACAGGGTATGGCTACCTTCACCGTGGCGAGGCCTTGCCCGGCGGTTTCAAAATTGCGCGCTTCGTCGAAAAACCTGATCTGGAACGGGCCGAGGCCTATCTGGCGAGCGGCGAATATAGCTGGAACGGGGGCATCTTTGCTTTCCGTGCCGGATACCTGCTCGAAGAACTGGCGCAGCATCGCCCGGAAATGGCGGAGCTTGTGGCACAGGCCGTCGCCGAAGGGCGAGAAGACGGCACGCGCTTCTATCCCGCTGCCGATCCGTTTGCCGCAATTGACGGCGACTCGATTGACTACGCAGTCATGGAAAACACGCAGCGCGCGGCGATGGTGCCTGCGGACATGGGATGGTCCGACATCGGCAATTGGGCGGCTTTGCAAGACGCATTGAGCGACGAAGGCGATGAAGCCGGTAATGTCACACGCGGCGACATCGACCTTGATGGATGCTCTGGCGTATTGGCGACAACCGATGGGCCTCGTGTGTCGGTTGTCGGGCTTGACGATGTGTGCATCGTTATTGCCAATGGCGAAGTGTTGGTCACCACACGCGCCGGGGCGCAAAGGGTCGGGAAACTGCCCGGAGCCGTCAATCAATGA
- a CDS encoding carboxypeptidase-like regulatory domain-containing protein produces MKLKYLLAASVVSLSAAATIATPAAAQSITSGIEGQVVDASGTALAGATITIVDERTGATRDATASANGDFRVGSLQPGGPYTVTVTAPGYEGQTVENVFTSISGNTGFNFTLNATAAGGTDNVIVVTGARAQVTQLAVGPGTAFDTQTLEAFPSITRDVRDIIRIDPRVSLEASNDVDRISCLGGNDRTNTFTVDGIVQSDTFGLNGTPFASRNSLPLPFDVVEQVSVEFAPFDVEYSEFTGCLVNVVTKSGSNKFSGSAFITYFDGGLFADQIDGRPLNANEEKRWGATLSGPIIPDRLFFSAGYEEVDLGQGNNFGPAGGGFTNEADFVSQAQFDTFAEIANRVYGQDVGGYPTTLSEGNVRYFGRLDAIINDDHRLEATYQRLEETNIESDFGGQNITGFNSFEDEGTISDYYSVRLYSDWSDTISTELRVSRSEVGDVQGPVGFGEAQSANPTPRLVVGVTPDGTAVSGGGVTDQNGILSTGPGIFRSANQLDTKIDQARFQMNVDAGSGHFIKLGAEINDLQVFNLFAINATGSLYFENFADFEQGLLSGGTELFPNADEIATGQALGGDINAAIDGDINNAAALFSRRIYSVYAQDEWQATDQLTVNAGIRVQLYDGDAPRANPNFLERYGFTNANSFGRIDTVLLPRLSATYEFDNDGFISDSRITGGVGIFSGGDPVVYYSNAFSNNGFSSALGTTRFDCSATDIAVDPVTGQFDVVTNGTFTGFPQCAIDGGAADAAAGLADVQSTAPDFDVPTVTRASLAFQTTIGAETGFFSNWNLQLDYIYSKFNDALNFVDLSQTPDIRTGINGFTVDGRPIYQAIDSTNAGCNAVLQGTGGTPPVYTGVTADCFNTRRDDNIQLTNAGSSEAHSASIVLSKQFESGLFTQGGSTRVTLGYAYTDSNNARNNQSSTATSSFDVTAAFDRQNPAVSTATTETRHNFTAAVNFREQFLDGYDTSFGFFFRAREGRPYSLTFDGGGVFADSSSGTDNALLYVPTGVNDVNVSPMSDPAAVAAVVDYVAASGCDFTPGATILRNTCRNDWHIDMDLRFSQEIPFLGSLTGIADDRIELFADFSNFLNLINDEWNILRSRGGFNGLVDVADGGVDDDGRYIISGFNPDDQNNIAINPSAWRIQIGARYEF; encoded by the coding sequence ATGAAACTTAAATATCTCTTGGCAGCGAGCGTCGTCTCACTTTCTGCTGCTGCTACCATCGCCACACCTGCCGCCGCGCAAAGCATTACTTCGGGCATCGAAGGTCAAGTCGTTGATGCAAGCGGTACCGCTCTTGCGGGTGCCACTATCACCATCGTTGATGAACGTACCGGCGCTACCCGTGATGCGACCGCGAGCGCCAACGGCGATTTCCGCGTTGGTTCGCTTCAACCTGGCGGCCCATACACTGTAACAGTGACTGCTCCCGGCTATGAAGGTCAGACAGTTGAAAATGTGTTCACCAGCATTTCTGGCAACACCGGCTTTAACTTCACGCTGAATGCGACCGCAGCCGGCGGAACCGACAACGTCATCGTTGTTACCGGCGCCCGCGCTCAGGTGACCCAGCTTGCAGTTGGTCCAGGTACGGCTTTTGATACCCAAACGCTCGAAGCCTTCCCATCGATCACTCGTGACGTTCGCGACATCATCCGCATCGATCCGCGTGTCAGCCTCGAAGCAAGCAACGACGTTGATCGTATTTCTTGCCTCGGTGGTAACGACCGTACCAACACATTCACTGTCGACGGTATTGTCCAATCCGACACATTCGGCCTGAACGGCACGCCATTCGCATCGCGTAACTCGCTCCCGCTTCCATTCGATGTGGTTGAGCAGGTTTCGGTCGAGTTTGCTCCGTTTGACGTTGAATACTCGGAATTCACCGGCTGTCTCGTCAACGTTGTTACCAAGTCAGGCAGCAACAAGTTCAGCGGCTCTGCCTTCATCACTTACTTTGATGGCGGCCTTTTTGCCGATCAAATCGACGGTCGTCCGCTTAACGCCAACGAAGAAAAGCGCTGGGGCGCGACGCTCTCTGGTCCGATCATCCCTGATCGCCTGTTCTTCTCGGCAGGTTACGAAGAGGTCGATCTTGGCCAAGGCAACAACTTCGGTCCAGCTGGCGGCGGCTTCACCAACGAAGCAGATTTCGTAAGCCAGGCGCAATTCGATACTTTCGCCGAAATCGCCAACCGCGTTTACGGCCAAGATGTGGGCGGCTACCCGACCACTCTTTCGGAAGGTAACGTTCGTTATTTCGGTCGCCTTGATGCAATCATCAATGACGATCACCGTCTCGAGGCAACTTACCAACGCCTAGAAGAAACCAACATCGAATCCGATTTTGGCGGTCAGAACATCACTGGCTTCAACAGCTTCGAAGACGAAGGCACGATCTCTGACTATTACTCGGTCCGTCTCTATTCGGATTGGAGCGACACGATCTCAACCGAACTGCGTGTAAGCCGTTCGGAAGTCGGTGACGTTCAGGGTCCTGTCGGTTTCGGCGAAGCGCAGTCGGCCAACCCGACACCGCGTCTTGTCGTTGGCGTTACGCCTGACGGCACAGCCGTTTCAGGTGGCGGTGTCACCGATCAGAACGGTATTCTCAGCACTGGCCCGGGCATCTTCCGTTCGGCTAACCAGCTCGACACGAAAATCGACCAAGCACGCTTCCAAATGAATGTGGACGCGGGCAGCGGTCACTTCATCAAGCTTGGCGCTGAGATCAACGATCTCCAAGTGTTCAACCTGTTCGCGATCAACGCAACCGGTTCGCTCTACTTCGAAAACTTCGCTGACTTTGAGCAGGGTCTGCTTTCGGGCGGCACCGAGCTGTTCCCGAACGCCGATGAAATCGCGACTGGTCAGGCTCTTGGTGGTGACATCAACGCTGCGATCGACGGCGACATCAACAATGCTGCTGCTTTGTTTAGCCGCCGCATCTATTCGGTCTACGCACAGGACGAATGGCAGGCGACTGATCAATTGACGGTAAATGCCGGTATCCGCGTACAATTGTATGATGGCGATGCGCCGCGTGCCAACCCGAACTTCCTCGAGCGCTATGGTTTCACCAATGCTAACTCGTTCGGTCGTATCGACACGGTTCTGCTTCCACGCCTTTCGGCGACCTATGAATTCGACAATGACGGGTTCATTTCGGACAGCCGTATCACTGGCGGCGTGGGCATCTTCTCGGGCGGTGACCCGGTTGTGTACTATTCCAACGCGTTCTCGAACAACGGCTTCTCGAGCGCTCTGGGTACAACCCGTTTCGATTGCTCGGCCACCGATATTGCGGTTGACCCGGTAACCGGTCAGTTTGACGTTGTGACCAACGGCACATTCACTGGCTTCCCACAATGTGCGATTGATGGCGGTGCTGCTGATGCAGCCGCGGGTCTGGCCGACGTTCAGTCGACTGCGCCAGACTTTGACGTTCCAACAGTGACGCGTGCAAGCCTTGCTTTCCAAACCACAATCGGTGCGGAAACAGGCTTCTTCAGCAACTGGAACCTGCAGCTCGACTACATCTATTCGAAGTTCAACGATGCGCTGAACTTTGTTGATCTGTCGCAGACTCCGGATATCCGCACGGGCATCAATGGGTTCACCGTCGATGGTCGTCCGATTTACCAGGCGATCGATTCGACTAACGCTGGTTGTAATGCAGTTCTTCAGGGCACAGGCGGCACCCCGCCTGTTTACACCGGCGTCACCGCCGATTGTTTCAACACGCGCCGTGACGACAACATCCAGTTGACCAATGCTGGTAGCTCGGAAGCACACTCTGCTTCGATCGTTCTCAGCAAGCAGTTCGAAAGCGGCCTGTTCACACAGGGCGGTTCGACCCGCGTAACACTGGGTTATGCCTACACTGACTCAAACAACGCACGTAACAACCAGTCTTCGACAGCAACGTCGTCGTTTGACGTTACTGCCGCGTTTGACCGTCAGAACCCAGCTGTCTCCACAGCGACCACGGAAACCCGTCATAACTTTACTGCAGCGGTTAACTTCCGCGAGCAGTTCCTTGACGGCTACGATACAAGCTTCGGCTTTTTCTTCCGGGCTCGTGAAGGTCGTCCATACAGCCTGACCTTCGATGGCGGCGGCGTCTTCGCTGACTCGTCTTCGGGTACCGACAACGCTCTGCTTTACGTCCCAACCGGCGTGAACGACGTGAACGTTTCGCCAATGTCCGATCCGGCGGCTGTGGCTGCAGTAGTTGATTACGTTGCTGCATCAGGTTGTGATTTCACACCAGGTGCAACGATCCTGCGTAACACCTGCCGCAATGACTGGCATATCGACATGGATCTGCGCTTCAGTCAGGAAATTCCGTTCCTCGGTAGCCTGACCGGAATCGCTGATGACCGGATCGAATTGTTCGCTGACTTCTCGAACTTCCTCAACCTGATCAACGATGAGTGGAACATCCTGCGTTCGCGCGGTGGTTTCAACGGCCTCGTTGACGTGGCTGACGGCGGTGTCGACGATGACGGTCGTTACATCATCTCGGGCTTCAACCCGGATGATCAGAACAACATCGCGATCAACCCATCGGCTTGGCGTATCCAGATCGGTGCGCGCTACGAATTCTAA